A region of Cellulophaga sp. RHA19 DNA encodes the following proteins:
- a CDS encoding RagB/SusD family nutrient uptake outer membrane protein, whose amino-acid sequence MKKLIVNKIAVALLCVICSTACSDDYLEETNPNELSTGSFWKNNVDLNGGLTAVYNAFKNTSIFNVVSDNHRSDMSWPGFGRPNTQNSFYLQTFNDAENDIRNKWSATYTVIFRSNQVISNGERLIATYKDQDKIDFATQIIAQAKFFRGISYSYLYNMYNQGSVPIFDFVPEAESDFYQPLSSASEVKAFYLADLEFAYENLPPVWDGNSNIGRVTAAAAAAELGRSYLYEEDYTAAEVYFNDIITNGEYGRALVDNIGDNFSEAGEFNSESILEVSYSINFKSELNPYDSQNVSNVLSRIFAPGNLGGYRASMPSAWLQLAYKNEELDMSDPRNFVPCEDGEEGCDPVTLMRPRSYSLRASYSIAVVDDMDTPYYGGLSTADATVFNNKETAYFRKYTNWATVNTESDIVPNTRSGLNIRLVRLADVYLMLAECLIKGGTDDAGVEQAMTLVNEVRHRSALKLIGPNGSGTYPGADHDDIAYDAKTLMEHLMYVERPLELSEEGHATRFLDLRRWGVLKERFQDLSQRRYWADNYPFIDKEGKPLTRWGSILKEGESPIANGFTFIDYAQAAVNYNESVHGYYPIPNSEVTANPNLNN is encoded by the coding sequence ATGAAAAAATTAATAGTTAACAAAATAGCTGTTGCTTTACTGTGTGTTATATGCAGTACAGCATGTTCAGATGATTATTTAGAAGAAACCAATCCTAATGAGCTATCTACAGGTAGTTTCTGGAAAAATAATGTAGATCTTAATGGAGGTTTAACTGCTGTATATAACGCTTTTAAAAATACAAGTATTTTTAATGTAGTATCAGACAATCATAGATCAGATATGAGTTGGCCAGGATTTGGTAGGCCAAACACGCAAAATTCATTTTATCTGCAAACTTTTAATGATGCAGAAAATGATATTAGAAATAAATGGTCTGCAACTTATACTGTTATTTTTAGATCAAACCAAGTTATCTCAAACGGAGAAAGGTTAATAGCAACCTATAAGGACCAAGATAAAATAGATTTTGCAACACAAATTATTGCTCAAGCTAAATTTTTTAGAGGCATATCTTACAGTTACTTATACAATATGTATAATCAAGGTAGTGTACCAATTTTTGATTTTGTTCCAGAAGCAGAAAGTGATTTTTACCAACCATTAAGCTCTGCAAGTGAGGTTAAAGCTTTTTACTTAGCAGACTTAGAATTTGCGTATGAAAATTTACCTCCAGTCTGGGATGGTAACTCTAATATTGGTCGTGTAACTGCAGCTGCAGCAGCGGCAGAACTAGGAAGAAGTTATTTGTATGAAGAAGATTATACAGCAGCAGAAGTTTATTTTAACGATATTATAACTAACGGAGAATACGGTAGAGCCCTTGTAGATAACATAGGAGATAATTTTTCTGAAGCTGGTGAGTTTAATTCAGAATCTATTTTAGAGGTTAGCTACTCTATTAACTTTAAATCAGAGTTAAACCCTTATGATAGTCAAAACGTATCTAATGTTTTAAGTAGAATATTTGCACCAGGAAATTTAGGAGGTTATAGAGCTTCTATGCCAAGTGCATGGTTGCAATTGGCTTATAAAAATGAGGAATTAGATATGAGTGACCCAAGAAATTTTGTCCCTTGTGAAGACGGTGAAGAAGGTTGTGATCCTGTTACTTTAATGAGACCAAGGTCTTACTCACTGCGTGCATCTTATTCTATTGCGGTGGTAGATGATATGGATACTCCTTATTACGGAGGTTTATCTACAGCAGACGCAACTGTATTTAATAATAAAGAAACAGCTTATTTTAGAAAATACACAAATTGGGCAACTGTAAATACAGAGAGTGATATTGTACCTAATACACGTTCTGGCTTAAACATACGTTTGGTACGTTTAGCAGATGTTTATTTAATGTTGGCAGAGTGTTTAATTAAAGGAGGTACAGATGACGCAGGAGTAGAACAAGCTATGACTTTAGTAAACGAGGTAAGACACCGTTCTGCCTTAAAACTAATAGGCCCTAATGGTTCTGGTACATATCCAGGAGCAGATCATGATGATATTGCGTATGATGCAAAAACTTTAATGGAGCATTTAATGTATGTAGAAAGACCATTAGAGTTATCTGAAGAAGGACATGCAACTCGTTTCTTAGATTTAAGACGTTGGGGAGTTTTAAAAGAACGTTTCCAAGATTTAAGTCAAAGAAGATATTGGGCAGATAATTATCCTTTTATAGACAAAGAAGGTAAACCTTTAACAAGATGGGGTTCTATATTAAAAGAAGGAGAAAGTCCTATTGCTAATGGTTTTACATTTATAGATTACGCACAAGCTGCAGTAAATTATAATGAGAGTGTACACGGATATTATCCTATACCAAATAGTGAAGTTACTGCTAATCCAAATTTGAATAACTAA
- a CDS encoding SusC/RagA family TonB-linked outer membrane protein, producing the protein MKFNLLVKSRHKAFLTILFFVIGFGLVQAQTKSVKGSVTGDGEPLLGVSVVVKGTTNGVVTDFDGNYEIKAEPNSVLIFSYIGYLAQELKVGSKTTINVAMKEDIEALKEVVVIGYGVQKKREVTGAVAQVQAEDIEKISTSDVGSALQGQIAGVNVTSSSGQPGSDAVILIRGINSVFGSNSPLYVVDGIPQDGNPQLSVAEIETIDVLKDAASAAIYGTRGSAGVILITTKSGKVGKMDIGITSYMGAQDIVSSVPLMNFEDSMYSQFVRLNNINGTFPNNSFTTLEQNRYDFTNNTNLMDILQNDMALIQNHNLNISGGKEGLRFNVSVNYFDQEGSLINSGLERLNVRANTTYKKGKWTFTTGIGLRTDEQEYTPWQILLDGYRYKPYQQLIDPSAPTVDDSAGAPNSNDATNLSFLMSKLKQSDVRNGDNFDARMQIDHQLLSSVKLTTRASISRTNNTRVRINPLFTAYSVEGDLIPQQVRSGVYNQSDRSTSATIDGIATFNKTYGDHHVTLVGALSAEKYTYDSFFAQKFDLFNNEVTNLNGATLDANVGTGNGYGQDRTNTLIGMLGRLQYDYKGKYLISASLRRDGTSRFSEENRWIYAPSASAAWIVSDEEGWDKVFGKTFNFFKMRFSYGTTGNQSILDYSTAPTIGLGHDYVFGTGSNQVLVLGAIQEAFKNPKAKWEKKIEKNFGMEFGFFNNKLTLTSEVYDGSRTNMLFPVILPPTVGGGNNSSVILNVGDMRNYGTEWSASYKHKGKFSWNVSANYSKNENRITRMSDSNKFSFLGGSQVAPGLPGEDLVTALREGYEAGAFFLVETDGLVTTQAELDEYRQLDPTANLGDLRYVDQPTVDTNNDGIADAGDGEITLDDRVYKGSGAPEYELGLNLNANYKNIDFSMNWYAAIGGEIINGSKAYAYKQGTHQDLVHQWTLSNPTSTVPADRGRDHFNYRGYTDYWLQDGSFGRLRNVTLGYTLPKKLNEKLNINKLRFYIAADNLLTITGYDGFDPEIGNDGLSTRGIDAGVYPISTQYRAGIEFKF; encoded by the coding sequence ATGAAATTCAATTTACTTGTTAAGTCTAGACATAAAGCTTTTTTAACTATTCTTTTTTTTGTTATAGGCTTTGGTTTGGTTCAAGCGCAAACAAAAAGCGTAAAAGGTAGTGTTACCGGAGACGGTGAACCGCTTTTAGGAGTAAGTGTGGTTGTTAAAGGAACTACTAATGGTGTAGTTACAGATTTTGATGGCAATTACGAAATAAAGGCAGAACCTAATAGTGTACTAATATTTAGTTACATAGGTTATTTAGCACAAGAACTTAAAGTAGGTTCAAAAACCACCATTAACGTTGCTATGAAAGAAGACATAGAGGCGTTAAAAGAAGTGGTAGTTATTGGCTATGGTGTACAAAAGAAAAGAGAAGTAACAGGAGCTGTTGCACAAGTACAGGCAGAAGATATAGAAAAAATATCTACATCAGACGTTGGTAGTGCACTGCAAGGGCAAATTGCAGGTGTAAATGTAACCTCTAGTAGTGGACAACCAGGGTCAGATGCTGTAATACTTATTCGTGGTATTAACTCTGTTTTTGGAAGTAATTCACCATTGTATGTTGTAGATGGTATACCACAAGATGGTAACCCGCAATTAAGTGTAGCAGAGATAGAGACAATAGATGTACTTAAAGATGCAGCTTCTGCCGCAATTTATGGTACAAGAGGTTCTGCTGGTGTAATTTTAATTACAACAAAATCTGGTAAAGTTGGTAAAATGGATATTGGTATTACCAGCTATATGGGAGCACAAGATATAGTATCTAGTGTGCCTTTAATGAATTTTGAAGATTCTATGTACAGTCAGTTTGTAAGGTTAAATAATATTAACGGCACTTTTCCCAATAACTCTTTTACAACACTAGAGCAAAACCGTTATGATTTTACCAATAACACTAACTTAATGGATATTCTTCAGAATGATATGGCTTTAATTCAAAATCATAATCTTAATATCTCTGGAGGTAAAGAAGGGTTACGCTTTAATGTATCTGTAAATTATTTTGATCAAGAAGGTTCTTTAATCAACTCAGGTCTAGAAAGATTAAATGTAAGAGCAAATACAACATACAAAAAGGGCAAATGGACATTTACAACTGGTATAGGTTTAAGAACTGATGAGCAAGAGTATACACCATGGCAAATACTATTAGATGGGTATAGGTACAAACCTTATCAGCAGCTTATAGACCCTAGTGCACCAACGGTAGATGATAGTGCAGGTGCACCAAATAGTAATGACGCAACTAACTTAAGTTTTTTAATGTCAAAGCTTAAGCAGTCTGATGTTAGAAATGGAGATAATTTTGATGCTCGTATGCAAATAGATCATCAACTACTTTCTAGTGTAAAACTTACAACAAGAGCTTCAATAAGCAGAACTAACAATACACGTGTTAGAATTAATCCTTTATTTACAGCATATTCTGTAGAGGGAGATTTAATTCCTCAACAAGTAAGATCTGGTGTGTATAACCAAAGTGATAGATCTACTAGTGCAACTATAGATGGTATAGCAACTTTTAATAAAACATATGGAGACCACCATGTAACTTTAGTAGGAGCATTAAGTGCAGAAAAATACACTTACGATTCTTTCTTTGCTCAAAAGTTTGATCTTTTTAATAATGAAGTTACCAACTTAAATGGTGCAACTTTAGATGCTAATGTAGGAACGGGTAACGGTTATGGGCAAGATAGAACCAATACGTTAATTGGTATGCTTGGACGTTTACAGTATGATTATAAAGGTAAATATTTAATAAGCGCCAGTTTAAGGCGAGATGGTACTAGTCGTTTTTCTGAAGAAAATAGATGGATATATGCCCCTTCTGCATCTGCAGCTTGGATTGTATCAGACGAAGAAGGATGGGATAAAGTTTTTGGAAAAACTTTCAATTTCTTTAAAATGAGATTTAGTTATGGTACAACTGGTAACCAAAGTATTTTAGATTATAGTACAGCACCAACTATAGGGTTAGGACATGATTATGTTTTTGGTACGGGATCAAATCAGGTATTGGTTTTAGGAGCTATACAAGAAGCATTTAAAAACCCTAAAGCAAAATGGGAGAAGAAAATAGAGAAGAACTTTGGTATGGAGTTCGGTTTCTTTAATAATAAACTTACCCTAACTAGTGAGGTTTATGACGGGTCTAGAACAAATATGCTGTTTCCTGTTATTTTACCACCAACTGTTGGTGGAGGTAACAACTCTAGCGTAATATTAAATGTTGGCGATATGCGTAACTATGGTACAGAATGGAGTGCTAGTTACAAACACAAAGGAAAGTTTAGTTGGAACGTTTCAGCTAACTATTCTAAAAATGAAAATAGAATAACAAGAATGAGTGATTCTAATAAGTTTTCATTTTTAGGAGGTAGTCAAGTAGCTCCAGGTTTACCAGGAGAAGATTTAGTAACAGCTCTTAGAGAAGGGTATGAAGCTGGTGCATTCTTTTTAGTAGAAACAGATGGACTGGTAACAACACAAGCAGAATTAGATGAGTACAGACAGTTAGATCCTACTGCAAATTTAGGAGATCTTAGGTATGTAGATCAGCCAACAGTAGATACCAATAACGACGGTATAGCCGATGCTGGAGATGGAGAAATTACATTAGATGATAGAGTCTATAAAGGTAGTGGAGCTCCAGAGTATGAGTTAGGTTTAAACCTAAATGCTAACTATAAAAATATAGATTTTTCTATGAATTGGTATGCAGCAATAGGAGGAGAAATTATTAATGGTAGTAAGGCATACGCATATAAGCAAGGTACGCACCAAGACTTAGTTCATCAATGGACACTTTCAAATCCAACTTCAACTGTTCCTGCAGACAGAGGCAGAGATCATTTTAATTATAGAGGATATACAGATTACTGGCTACAAGACGGAAGTTTTGGAAGATTAAGAAATGTAACTCTAGGGTATACTTTACCTAAAAAATTAAATGAAAAGCTTAATATTAATAAATTAAGATTTTACATAGCAGCAGATAACCTATTAACTATTACAGGTTATGATGGTTTTGATCCAGAAATTGGAAATGACGGATTAAGTACTCGTGGTATTGATGCAGGTGTTTATCCAATAAGCACACAGTACAGAGCTGGTATTGAATTTAAATTTTAA
- a CDS encoding sulfatase family protein, whose protein sequence is MFKKLFCFSIFIATIISCSEKEKIAIETKKPNIIYIMADDHTSQAFGIYNSRLASLNPTPNLDKIANEGIIFDNCFVTNSICTPSRATMITGQYSQANGVLDLEGHIPPERQYLPQEMKKLGYEAAVVGKWHLEDEPATFDYYAVLPGQGKYHNPEFIVQGDQEWPKNRIQTKGHSSDNITDLTIAWLKDKRNKDKPFFLMHHYKAPHDDFEYAPRYKDYLKNTYIPEPASLYENGNNGSIATRGANDSLLRVVGSSVSKRNIVRSMGMRIWSDEYTKISNPEFDAAKSISLDITDKEYTHKTYQEYLKRYLRCVKGVDDNVARLVKFLKEEGLYDNTIIVYTGDQGFMLGEHDYIDKRWMYEESMRMPFFVRYPEKIKAGTRTDAIINNADFAPTLIDLAGGTAPEQMQGNSFKTILETGKEPKGWQQSTYYRYWMHMAHAHANPAHFGIRTKQYKLIFFYGKYWVDTKDPNATWNKKSWGNKFDMDTPAAWEFYDLSKDPKEMNNAYNDPAYKDIIKELKKQLKTKRKSLNEEDGSKFPHIQKVIDEHWND, encoded by the coding sequence ATGTTTAAAAAGCTATTTTGTTTTTCAATATTTATAGCAACTATTATTTCTTGTAGCGAAAAAGAAAAAATAGCTATAGAAACCAAAAAACCAAACATAATATATATTATGGCAGATGACCATACTTCACAAGCTTTTGGTATTTATAACAGTAGGTTGGCTAGTTTAAACCCAACACCTAACTTAGATAAAATTGCTAATGAAGGTATTATTTTTGATAATTGTTTTGTTACAAATTCTATTTGTACTCCAAGTAGAGCAACTATGATTACAGGACAATATAGTCAGGCAAATGGTGTACTAGATTTAGAAGGTCACATACCGCCAGAAAGGCAATATTTACCACAAGAAATGAAAAAGTTAGGGTATGAGGCTGCAGTGGTTGGCAAATGGCATTTAGAAGATGAGCCTGCTACTTTTGATTATTATGCGGTATTGCCAGGACAAGGTAAATACCATAATCCAGAATTTATAGTACAAGGAGACCAAGAGTGGCCAAAAAACAGAATACAAACAAAAGGACATTCTAGTGATAATATTACAGATTTAACTATTGCTTGGTTAAAAGATAAGCGAAACAAGGACAAACCATTTTTTTTAATGCATCATTACAAAGCACCTCATGACGATTTTGAGTATGCGCCTCGTTATAAAGATTATTTAAAAAATACATATATTCCAGAACCTGCAAGTTTATATGAAAATGGTAATAACGGTTCTATAGCTACCAGAGGGGCAAATGACTCTCTTTTGCGTGTAGTTGGCTCATCAGTATCTAAAAGAAATATTGTTAGGAGTATGGGAATGAGAATTTGGTCTGATGAGTACACAAAAATATCTAACCCAGAGTTTGATGCAGCAAAAAGTATTTCTTTGGATATTACGGATAAAGAATATACACATAAAACGTACCAAGAATACTTAAAAAGGTATCTACGTTGTGTAAAAGGGGTAGATGATAATGTAGCCAGATTGGTTAAATTTTTAAAGGAAGAAGGTTTGTATGATAATACCATAATTGTGTACACAGGTGACCAAGGTTTTATGCTGGGAGAACATGATTATATTGATAAAAGATGGATGTATGAAGAGTCAATGCGTATGCCATTTTTTGTACGTTATCCAGAAAAAATAAAGGCAGGTACCAGAACAGATGCTATAATTAACAATGCAGATTTTGCGCCTACTTTAATAGACTTGGCAGGCGGTACAGCTCCAGAACAAATGCAAGGAAATAGTTTTAAAACAATTTTAGAAACAGGTAAAGAGCCAAAAGGTTGGCAACAATCTACCTATTATAGGTATTGGATGCATATGGCACATGCACACGCAAATCCTGCTCACTTTGGTATTAGAACAAAACAATATAAACTAATATTTTTTTATGGTAAATATTGGGTAGACACCAAAGACCCTAACGCAACATGGAACAAAAAAAGTTGGGGTAATAAGTTTGATATGGATACACCAGCTGCTTGGGAGTTTTATGATTTAAGTAAAGATCCTAAAGAAATGAATAATGCCTATAATGACCCTGCCTATAAAGACATAATTAAAGAACTTAAAAAGCAGTTAAAAACCAAGCGTAAAAGTTTAAATGAGGAAGATGGTAGTAAGTTTCCGCACATACAAAAAGTGATAGATGAACACTGGAATGACTAA
- a CDS encoding alpha-L-fucosidase gives MKKIILLSAYLVLLLMGCTSQKIKTELPKTNYKYTADWESLQKYKVPEWYKDLKFGIYFHWGPYTVPAYMNEWYSRWMYVDGHPINKYHKKTYGSLDAFGYKDFIPMFKAEKFNADAWADLFVNAGAQFAGPIAEHADGFAMWDSKLTTWDAKDKGPKIDVVGAMEKAIKTRGLKFITTYHRHWLYAWYPTWDKNTDAYTTNFSGLYGPKVPKGTFVMANKPTNPLPDNDFNKEWLNRLTELTTKYDPDIVWFDNKMDIIDEDYRKQFLANFYNQGLKNNKEVVVTYKFKDLAVGSAVLDLERSRMSKKKDFTWLTDDSIDWKSWSNVQNPNYKTTNRLVDFLVDVVSKNGAVLLNITPTAEGEIPAEVKERLLQMGAWLKVNGEAIYGTRTWDIYGEGPAEVVEGHLSEHKNKDNTEKDIRFTTKDDVLYATVLDWPKDEVVIKSLSNKKQKIKQIQLLGSTEDISWEQTAMGLVIQPLKNKVGNYAFVYKIEFY, from the coding sequence ATGAAAAAAATAATATTACTAAGTGCTTATTTGGTTTTACTACTTATGGGGTGTACGTCTCAGAAAATAAAAACTGAGCTTCCAAAAACTAATTATAAATATACTGCAGATTGGGAATCACTACAAAAATATAAGGTTCCAGAGTGGTACAAAGATTTAAAATTTGGAATATATTTTCATTGGGGACCATACACTGTACCTGCATATATGAATGAATGGTACTCTAGGTGGATGTACGTAGATGGACATCCGATAAATAAATATCATAAAAAAACATATGGTAGCTTAGATGCTTTTGGTTATAAAGACTTTATACCAATGTTTAAAGCAGAAAAGTTTAATGCAGATGCTTGGGCAGATTTATTTGTAAATGCAGGCGCACAATTTGCAGGGCCAATTGCAGAACACGCAGATGGTTTTGCAATGTGGGATAGTAAGTTAACCACTTGGGATGCCAAAGATAAAGGTCCAAAAATAGATGTTGTTGGGGCTATGGAAAAAGCCATAAAAACACGTGGTTTAAAATTTATAACAACTTATCACCGCCACTGGTTATATGCCTGGTACCCAACTTGGGATAAAAATACAGATGCTTATACTACCAATTTTAGTGGTTTATACGGACCCAAAGTTCCTAAAGGAACTTTTGTAATGGCAAATAAACCAACAAATCCGTTACCAGATAATGATTTTAATAAAGAGTGGTTAAATAGGTTAACAGAGTTAACAACTAAATACGATCCGGACATTGTATGGTTTGATAATAAAATGGACATTATTGATGAAGATTATAGAAAACAATTTTTAGCAAACTTTTATAACCAAGGATTAAAAAATAACAAGGAAGTTGTTGTAACCTATAAATTTAAAGATTTAGCAGTAGGCTCTGCAGTATTAGACTTAGAAAGGTCTAGAATGAGTAAAAAAAAAGATTTTACTTGGCTAACAGATGACTCTATAGATTGGAAATCTTGGAGTAATGTTCAAAATCCTAATTACAAAACAACTAACAGACTTGTAGATTTTTTAGTTGATGTGGTGAGTAAAAATGGTGCAGTTTTATTAAATATTACACCAACAGCAGAAGGAGAAATTCCTGCAGAGGTTAAAGAACGTTTGTTACAAATGGGAGCTTGGTTAAAAGTTAACGGAGAAGCTATATATGGTACAAGAACTTGGGATATATATGGCGAAGGGCCTGCAGAAGTTGTAGAGGGACACTTAAGTGAACATAAAAATAAAGACAATACAGAAAAAGACATTCGTTTTACAACAAAAGACGATGTATTATACGCTACAGTTTTGGATTGGCCAAAGGATGAGGTTGTTATAAAATCTTTATCAAATAAAAAGCAAAAAATAAAACAGATACAACTTTTAGGTAGCACAGAAGATATTAGTTGGGAGCAAACGGCAATGGGTTTGGTAATACAACCATTAAAAAACAAAGTAGGTAACTATGCCTTTGTTTACAAAATAGAATTCTATTAA
- a CDS encoding beta-agarase — protein sequence MIKFKATILFLFFYVVSCSNSSSIDKAEDEQVVENPDNPVEEAEEEPEVTWQTIPVPADAGEGNVWEFQETSDNFDYEAPADNKGADFDAKWTDFYHNQWAGPGLTEWKRDHSLVKDGYLQMVASRVPNSNKIHLGCITSKEQVIYPVYIEANVKIANTTLASDVWLLSSDDTQEIDIVEAYGASYSELAQADQTWYAERIHLSHHMFIREPFQDYQPTDAGSWYKDEVGTLWREDFYRVGVYWRDPFHLEYYINGKLVRTTSGEDMIDPNNFAEGKGLSKPMDIIINAEDQTWRSDKNITPSDTELANKENNTFKVDWIRIFKPVKAD from the coding sequence ATGATAAAATTTAAAGCAACAATACTCTTCTTATTTTTTTATGTGGTTTCATGTAGCAATAGCAGCTCTATAGATAAAGCAGAAGATGAGCAGGTAGTAGAAAATCCAGATAACCCCGTAGAAGAAGCTGAAGAAGAACCAGAAGTAACTTGGCAAACCATACCAGTACCTGCAGATGCAGGAGAAGGTAATGTTTGGGAGTTTCAAGAGACATCAGATAATTTTGATTATGAAGCACCTGCAGATAATAAAGGAGCAGATTTTGATGCTAAATGGACAGATTTTTACCATAACCAATGGGCAGGACCAGGATTAACTGAATGGAAAAGAGACCACTCTTTAGTAAAAGATGGTTACTTGCAAATGGTAGCTAGTAGGGTGCCAAACTCAAACAAAATTCATTTAGGTTGTATAACCTCAAAAGAACAAGTAATTTACCCAGTGTACATAGAGGCAAATGTAAAAATTGCAAATACTACATTAGCATCAGATGTTTGGCTTTTAAGCTCAGATGATACACAGGAGATAGATATTGTAGAGGCTTACGGAGCTAGTTACTCAGAGTTAGCACAGGCAGATCAAACTTGGTATGCAGAGCGTATTCATTTAAGCCATCATATGTTTATTAGAGAACCTTTTCAAGATTACCAACCAACAGATGCAGGTAGTTGGTACAAAGATGAGGTTGGTACGTTGTGGAGAGAAGATTTTTATAGAGTAGGTGTGTACTGGAGAGATCCTTTTCATTTAGAATATTATATAAACGGAAAATTGGTAAGAACAACTTCTGGTGAAGATATGATAGACCCTAATAATTTTGCAGAGGGCAAAGGTTTAAGTAAACCAATGGATATTATAATTAATGCAGAAGATCAAACATGGAGATCCGATAAAAACATTACACCATCTGATACAGAATTGGCTAATAAAGAGAACAATACTTTTAAAGTAGATTGGATTCGTATTTTTAAACCAGTTAAAGCAGATTAA
- a CDS encoding DUF5060 domain-containing protein, translating into MQNVLRLLIVVSLLTFTTATGQLKKENYTYNTVFNIPKWEVLDITFTVNKKISTPYTANFYAVFTHTNGTVQQVPGFYNGNKEWVIRFSSSLKGNWSFTTKGDIKQISNKTGKVSVSDAVGNNHGGIIVHKNDPQNFYYEDGTPYFLLAFECDWLYALDYHDKNGTPKTNHLLDLLSKNGFNQVVMNVFSYDVSWKKDDKLKEYPKHEFGGPKDIFPFLGNNEAPNYTSLNPDFFKKLDRTISLMHDKRIAAHLMIYVWNKLVAWPDMNTAADNMYFDYVIKRYQAFPNIVWDISKEALYYGRADEDYIHGRIDRLKANDKYNRLVSVHDYKYCSNFPDKVDFISSQNWSHNIYNKMLEAKTKFKNKPIFNIEHGGYEESPYTVFTGDYTNAETCLRRNYMCLFAGVYTTYYWQGTSWNVIIYNPFEQPKEFYRPKFIYFNHMQKLFSKFQFHKMKPTPWHNGSGYNLTDDKGTVLLYIHKENYGIDAAFLKKKEESRTVQWFNTLTGEFTKEIIIDKPGKFRSPWAGEADCILISRLKKV; encoded by the coding sequence ATGCAAAATGTATTAAGGCTTTTAATAGTTGTTAGTTTGTTAACTTTTACAACAGCAACTGGTCAACTTAAAAAAGAAAACTATACGTATAACACTGTTTTTAATATTCCAAAGTGGGAGGTTTTAGATATTACATTTACAGTAAACAAAAAAATATCAACTCCTTATACCGCTAATTTTTATGCTGTTTTTACCCATACAAATGGTACTGTACAACAAGTACCTGGCTTTTACAATGGTAATAAAGAGTGGGTAATTAGATTTTCTAGCTCGTTAAAAGGTAATTGGAGTTTTACAACCAAAGGAGACATAAAACAAATAAGTAATAAAACAGGAAAGGTGTCTGTTTCTGATGCAGTAGGCAATAACCACGGAGGTATAATAGTGCATAAAAATGATCCTCAAAATTTTTATTATGAAGATGGTACTCCTTACTTTTTACTAGCTTTTGAGTGTGACTGGCTTTATGCTTTAGATTATCATGATAAAAATGGGACTCCAAAGACAAACCATCTTTTAGATCTTTTAAGTAAAAACGGATTTAACCAAGTGGTTATGAATGTGTTTTCTTATGATGTAAGTTGGAAAAAGGATGACAAGTTAAAAGAGTATCCAAAGCATGAATTTGGTGGTCCAAAAGATATTTTTCCTTTTTTAGGAAATAATGAAGCGCCTAATTATACATCTTTAAACCCTGATTTTTTTAAAAAACTAGACCGTACAATTAGTTTAATGCATGACAAGCGTATAGCAGCCCATTTAATGATTTATGTATGGAATAAACTAGTTGCTTGGCCAGATATGAATACAGCAGCAGATAATATGTATTTTGATTATGTGATAAAACGCTACCAAGCATTTCCTAATATTGTTTGGGATATATCTAAAGAAGCATTGTATTATGGCAGAGCAGATGAAGATTATATTCATGGAAGAATAGATAGGTTAAAAGCAAATGACAAATACAACAGGTTGGTGTCTGTACATGATTATAAATACTGTTCTAATTTTCCAGACAAGGTAGATTTTATTTCTTCCCAAAATTGGTCGCACAATATTTACAACAAAATGTTAGAGGCCAAAACAAAATTTAAAAACAAACCCATATTTAATATAGAACACGGGGGTTATGAAGAATCTCCGTATACTGTTTTTACAGGAGACTATACCAATGCAGAAACCTGTTTACGTCGTAATTATATGTGTTTGTTTGCAGGTGTTTATACAACGTATTACTGGCAAGGAACCTCATGGAATGTAATTATTTATAACCCTTTTGAGCAACCTAAAGAGTTTTATAGGCCAAAGTTTATATACTTTAATCATATGCAAAAACTGTTTAGTAAGTTTCAGTTTCATAAAATGAAACCAACTCCTTGGCACAACGGTAGTGGTTATAACTTAACAGATGATAAAGGCACTGTTTTGTTATATATACACAAAGAAAACTACGGCATAGATGCTGCATTTTTAAAAAAGAAAGAAGAAAGTAGAACCGTACAATGGTTTAATACATTGACAGGTGAGTTTACAAAAGAAATAATTATAGATAAACCGGGCAAATTCAGGTCTCCGTGGGCAGGAGAAGCAGATTGTATACTAATTTCTAGGCTTAAAAAGGTGTAA